A stretch of the Candidatus Cetobacterium colombiensis genome encodes the following:
- a CDS encoding MGH1-like glycoside hydrolase domain-containing protein has product MKKILTAGSLSFLLLSCGVTEKNYEKSVNRENYKNILNVQGEPKEFTYFAPRKETDKLGTNYINSFSDLGAWHGYYQPEYEKYSMYGGFAGPFYLAEEYAANLSDSFNKIEILNKSTNKKYDLSKAKVEFDYIPGKLIQTYTLKDIVLKLELIFATNRTALIKTEIINKTDKNLNLSLNWTGKIYDKLGKWNDKKQKYDYITLNNTLKKSENGVVVDFKEKRLVWDYLMGEDTQFEIKHSLPVKTKIAKGKYISEVKETLVLPPKDSLVTYTTESYTFSKEERVKEDKQLKDILKNSDKYFIENNKRWQDYLNKTVKNDSINSKYDIAAVKSVNTLVTNWRSRAGAIKHDGITPSVSYKWFNGFWAWDSWKQAVATVNFNQELAKNNIRALFDYQITKNDKVRPQDAGVIIDAIFYNKDEDRSGDGGNWNERNSKPALAAWAVWEVYKVSGDKEFLKEMYPKLKEYHNWWYTNRDFNKNGIAEYGGMVHRLNNSPEEIILAAAWESGMDNAVRFDVEGSGPEDIGVKVLENKDSKGNLVGYSINQESVDLNAFLYAEKIYLSDMADVLGYSKDKKEYLKSAKQVKEYVNKYMFDEKTGYYYDLQIDEKGGQKLLVNRGKGTEGYIPLWANLATKKEAKKVMENIMDENVMNTYLPFPTSAKDNPKYNPVKYWRGPVWLDQAYFGIIGLNNYGYKKQAQELSIKLFENSEGLLTDAPIRENYNPETGEGLHCSNFSWSASVYYLIYKDFLTNTNK; this is encoded by the coding sequence ATGAAAAAAATATTAACAGCAGGTTCACTTAGTTTTTTACTTTTAAGTTGTGGAGTAACAGAAAAAAATTATGAAAAATCAGTAAACAGAGAAAACTATAAAAATATTTTAAATGTACAAGGAGAACCAAAAGAGTTTACATACTTTGCTCCAAGAAAAGAAACTGATAAATTAGGAACTAATTATATAAATAGTTTTTCTGATTTAGGAGCATGGCATGGATATTATCAACCTGAATATGAAAAATATAGCATGTATGGTGGGTTTGCAGGACCATTTTATTTAGCAGAAGAATATGCAGCAAATTTATCAGATAGTTTTAACAAAATAGAGATTCTAAATAAATCAACAAATAAAAAGTATGATTTATCAAAAGCAAAAGTAGAGTTTGACTATATACCTGGAAAATTGATTCAAACTTATACATTGAAAGATATAGTATTAAAATTAGAACTTATTTTTGCAACAAATAGAACAGCTCTTATAAAAACAGAAATAATAAATAAAACTGATAAAAATTTAAATCTTAGTTTAAATTGGACAGGTAAAATATATGATAAATTAGGAAAATGGAATGATAAAAAACAAAAATATGATTATATTACTTTAAATAATACACTAAAAAAATCTGAAAATGGAGTTGTCGTTGATTTTAAAGAAAAAAGGTTAGTTTGGGATTATTTAATGGGAGAAGACACTCAATTTGAAATAAAACATTCATTGCCAGTAAAAACTAAGATAGCAAAAGGAAAGTATATATCAGAAGTAAAAGAAACGCTTGTACTTCCACCAAAAGATAGTTTAGTTACTTATACAACAGAATCGTATACTTTTTCAAAAGAGGAAAGAGTAAAAGAAGATAAGCAATTGAAAGATATTTTAAAAAATAGTGATAAATATTTTATAGAAAATAATAAAAGATGGCAAGATTATTTAAATAAAACTGTAAAAAATGATAGTATCAATAGCAAATATGATATTGCAGCAGTAAAATCAGTAAATACTTTAGTAACAAACTGGAGAAGTCGAGCTGGAGCTATAAAACATGATGGAATCACTCCTTCTGTAAGTTATAAATGGTTTAATGGATTTTGGGCATGGGATTCTTGGAAACAAGCTGTTGCAACTGTGAATTTTAATCAAGAATTAGCTAAAAATAATATAAGGGCTCTTTTTGATTATCAGATAACAAAAAATGACAAGGTTAGACCACAAGATGCAGGAGTAATAATTGATGCGATATTTTATAATAAAGATGAAGATAGATCTGGCGATGGTGGGAATTGGAATGAAAGAAACTCTAAACCAGCACTTGCAGCATGGGCAGTTTGGGAAGTTTATAAAGTTAGTGGCGACAAAGAATTTTTAAAAGAGATGTATCCAAAATTAAAAGAATACCATAATTGGTGGTATACAAATAGAGACTTTAATAAAAACGGAATTGCAGAATATGGAGGAATGGTTCATAGATTAAATAACTCTCCAGAAGAGATTATTTTAGCAGCAGCTTGGGAAAGTGGAATGGACAATGCAGTTAGATTTGACGTAGAGGGATCTGGACCTGAAGATATAGGAGTTAAAGTTTTAGAAAATAAAGATTCTAAAGGAAATTTAGTAGGATACTCAATTAATCAAGAATCGGTAGATTTAAATGCTTTCCTATACGCTGAAAAAATATACTTAAGTGATATGGCAGATGTTTTAGGGTATTCAAAAGATAAAAAAGAGTACTTAAAATCAGCAAAGCAAGTTAAAGAGTATGTAAATAAATATATGTTTGATGAAAAAACAGGTTATTATTATGATTTACAAATTGATGAAAAAGGTGGACAAAAATTACTTGTAAATAGAGGTAAAGGAACAGAGGGATATATACCTTTATGGGCTAATTTAGCAACAAAGAAAGAAGCTAAAAAAGTAATGGAAAATATAATGGATGAAAATGTAATGAATACATATTTACCATTCCCAACATCAGCAAAGGATAATCCTAAATATAATCCGGTTAAATATTGGCGTGGTCCAGTATGGTTAGATCAAGCATACTTTGGAATAATTGGATTAAATAATTACGGATATAAAAAGCAAGCTCAGGAGTTAAGTATAAAATTATTTGAAAACTCAGAAGGTTTATTGACAGATGCACCAATAAGAGAAAATTATAATCCTGAAACAGGAGAGGGACTTCATTGTTCAAACTTCAGTTGGTCAGCTTCTGTATACTATTTAATCTATAAAGATTTTTTAACAAATACAAATAAATAG